In Thermosynechococcus sichuanensis E542, a single genomic region encodes these proteins:
- a CDS encoding DUF3747 domain-containing protein translates to MKYWQQFGLSLLTVACLGAIAPRPAQANMFTQTEVDQSRYVVMAVPLARGGYRLLVVEQIKDTRPCWSESGSNPVVIDPLLTTFDFTGICGRATDSNGYSIRVAQEDLGLRYSLRIEQGNGELLLVGSSNRGGPRMIIGRTHGMQEGQFLKFQLEPTWRLTRRTYEGQVLGHVYFTNDSWEAATGSAPTPVGTETNVILVPAPQS, encoded by the coding sequence ATGAAATACTGGCAACAATTTGGCCTGAGCCTATTGACCGTGGCCTGTTTGGGAGCCATTGCCCCTCGGCCTGCCCAAGCCAATATGTTTACACAAACGGAAGTGGATCAAAGCCGCTATGTGGTGATGGCTGTGCCCCTTGCACGCGGTGGGTATCGCCTACTGGTGGTCGAGCAAATCAAGGATACTCGTCCCTGCTGGAGTGAATCGGGGAGTAACCCCGTAGTGATTGATCCCCTGCTCACAACGTTTGACTTCACCGGCATTTGTGGTCGAGCCACGGATAGCAATGGTTACTCAATTCGGGTGGCACAAGAAGATCTAGGGTTGCGATATAGTCTGCGCATTGAACAGGGGAATGGCGAGTTGCTCCTTGTTGGCAGCAGCAATCGCGGTGGTCCGCGGATGATCATTGGCCGCACCCACGGTATGCAGGAAGGGCAATTTCTGAAGTTTCAACTGGAACCCACTTGGCGATTAACGCGGCGCACCTATGAAGGACAGGTGCTCGGCCATGTCTATTTCACCAATGACTCTTGGGAAGCGGCAACGGGAAGTGCGCCTACCCCTGTCGGCACCGAAACCAACGTGATTCTCGTACCCGCACCGCAAAGCTAG
- the smc gene encoding chromosome segregation protein SMC gives MYIKQLELTNFKSFGGTTVIPLLPGFTVISGPNGSGKSNLLDALLFALGLAGSKGMRAERLPDLVNHSQTRRGHSVIETRVTVTFALDAETEWRVTRRLRVTKQGTYTSTYAVNDQPCTLNELHDQLQAFCIYPQGYNVVLQGDVTSIISMNAKARREIIDELAGVADFDRKIAQAREKLDTVKEREERFRIVEQELIQQRDRLQRDRLQAEKYQALRLELQEREQWLLVRQWQAHEAQKAQLQAQIQTLQKEQVERQVQLQQKAREIETAAVTLEQLNQQVKALGEEEYLRLQAALADLHAQQRQCQRQQTAYQQQQEQLGRQLQQQQAQYHRQQLQQQQLAEALEQQQGDRPPLVQAVATSQATLDALRQQAQELNTAAQAWFQEHSQRRQRIDALIHELEPSRSELSRLQERSQQLRQRQEELQQAATTLEAQQLELQDALTTAAAAVKQEEQQLQTLAQQLATAQQQLSLVEETYQRLEREQRQKQRELDQLEARQQAVQESQGSFATRLILGADLPGVLGLVAQLGQVEPRYQLALEIAAGARLGNIVVADDSVAAAAIAILKRERAGRATFLPLNKMARPKPLPPISLEGCVDYALNLVTFEPQYAPIFAYVFGSTLVFESLEAARQYLGQYRMVTLEGDLLEPSGAMTGGSYSRTNTLRFGQGVTPQESAEVQQVRDRLGELERLLDRLLQERTQKQGRVNDLSQALSEARQSHRDRQRQWEQLQQQQQHLNRQQADLSRQQQHISQELTAAETELAHLEARLPELEAELAAERLALNALEANPSHQQWQHLQEQLQAQEKIHADHVAALQAVDQALGDRHRQLEQLARDLQQIAQEMQRLRQAQQETLYQQQALDQTLGDLTMQIQSTQTALSELDARLGQLRSDRDRQDYQLRQYQKDYQQLEWQYQKAMDTLTTLQTQLQELSAIEAPPLPQPLPEVPTDLSLSDIQQQCQALEKRLRAMEPVNMLAIQEFEETQGRLNELQEKLAVLAAERTEILLRIENFTTLRHQSFREAFDAVNANFQTIFATLSDGDGYLQLESPEDPFAGGLNLVAHPKGKPVQRLASMSGGEKSLTALSFIFALQRYRPSPFYAFDEVDMFLDGANVERLAKMIQQQSQEAQFIVVSLRRPMIEAAQRTIGVTQARGQHTQVIGLDLTAHH, from the coding sequence GTGTATATCAAGCAGTTAGAATTGACAAATTTTAAGTCCTTTGGCGGCACAACGGTGATTCCGCTGCTGCCGGGGTTTACGGTGATTTCAGGTCCCAATGGCTCAGGGAAGTCGAACCTCTTGGATGCGTTGCTCTTTGCCCTCGGCCTTGCAGGGTCTAAGGGGATGCGAGCTGAACGCCTGCCCGATTTGGTGAACCATAGCCAAACACGACGCGGCCATAGTGTTATCGAAACGCGAGTCACGGTGACCTTTGCACTGGATGCCGAAACGGAATGGCGGGTGACGCGGCGACTGCGGGTAACCAAGCAGGGCACCTATACCTCGACCTATGCGGTGAATGATCAACCCTGCACGCTGAATGAATTGCACGATCAATTACAGGCGTTTTGTATCTACCCCCAAGGCTATAACGTGGTTTTGCAGGGGGATGTCACCAGTATCATTTCGATGAATGCCAAGGCACGGCGGGAAATTATTGACGAATTGGCGGGGGTGGCGGATTTTGACCGCAAGATTGCCCAAGCTCGCGAAAAATTAGATACGGTGAAGGAGCGCGAAGAACGCTTTCGCATTGTTGAGCAGGAATTGATTCAACAGCGCGATCGCCTGCAACGGGATCGCCTGCAAGCCGAGAAATATCAAGCCCTGCGGTTAGAACTGCAAGAGCGAGAGCAATGGCTACTGGTGCGCCAATGGCAAGCCCACGAAGCGCAAAAAGCGCAACTCCAAGCACAGATTCAGACGCTACAAAAAGAACAGGTTGAACGCCAAGTCCAACTGCAACAAAAGGCACGGGAGATTGAAACGGCAGCCGTCACGCTGGAACAACTGAATCAACAGGTGAAAGCCCTCGGTGAAGAAGAGTACCTCCGCCTGCAAGCAGCGTTGGCAGATCTCCACGCCCAACAGCGGCAGTGTCAGCGCCAGCAAACCGCCTACCAACAGCAGCAGGAACAGTTGGGAAGACAACTCCAGCAACAACAGGCCCAGTACCATAGGCAACAGTTACAGCAACAGCAACTGGCTGAAGCGTTAGAACAGCAACAGGGCGATCGCCCCCCTTTGGTGCAGGCGGTTGCAACTAGTCAAGCCACCCTCGATGCCCTACGCCAGCAAGCTCAGGAGTTGAATACAGCAGCCCAAGCTTGGTTTCAGGAGCACAGCCAGCGGCGGCAGCGAATTGATGCCCTGATCCACGAACTGGAACCGAGTCGCAGTGAACTCTCGCGTCTTCAGGAGCGATCGCAACAATTGCGGCAGCGGCAAGAGGAATTGCAGCAAGCGGCCACCACCTTAGAAGCCCAACAATTGGAATTGCAAGACGCACTCACAACAGCCGCAGCAGCAGTTAAACAAGAGGAGCAGCAACTGCAAACCCTAGCCCAACAACTCGCTACAGCGCAGCAACAATTAAGCTTGGTGGAAGAAACCTATCAACGCCTTGAGCGAGAACAGCGCCAAAAGCAGCGGGAACTGGATCAACTGGAAGCACGGCAACAGGCGGTACAGGAAAGCCAAGGGAGTTTTGCAACGCGGCTGATTTTAGGTGCTGATCTCCCCGGCGTTTTAGGGCTGGTGGCACAACTGGGACAGGTGGAACCCCGCTACCAACTGGCCTTGGAAATTGCGGCCGGGGCACGCCTAGGGAATATCGTTGTAGCAGATGACAGTGTGGCAGCAGCAGCGATCGCCATCCTCAAACGGGAACGAGCCGGCAGAGCGACATTCTTGCCCCTGAACAAGATGGCACGCCCCAAACCCCTACCTCCCATTTCTTTAGAAGGCTGTGTTGACTATGCGCTGAATCTCGTCACATTTGAGCCGCAATATGCCCCCATTTTTGCCTATGTGTTTGGCAGCACGCTGGTCTTTGAGAGCCTTGAGGCGGCGCGACAATACTTAGGGCAATATCGGATGGTCACCCTAGAGGGAGATTTACTGGAACCCTCAGGGGCAATGACCGGGGGCAGCTATAGTCGCACTAACACGCTCCGTTTTGGTCAGGGGGTCACCCCCCAGGAGTCAGCAGAAGTTCAACAGGTGCGCGATCGCCTTGGGGAATTGGAACGCCTATTAGATCGCCTCCTGCAAGAGCGCACGCAAAAACAGGGGAGAGTGAACGATCTGAGCCAAGCTCTGAGTGAAGCTCGCCAAAGCCATCGCGATCGCCAGCGACAATGGGAGCAACTTCAGCAGCAACAGCAGCACCTCAACCGCCAGCAAGCAGACTTATCGCGCCAACAGCAGCACATTAGCCAAGAGTTAACCGCCGCAGAAACTGAACTTGCTCACCTAGAGGCTCGCCTTCCAGAACTCGAAGCAGAACTCGCCGCTGAACGCCTTGCCCTCAATGCCCTTGAAGCCAATCCCAGCCATCAGCAGTGGCAACACCTTCAGGAACAGCTTCAGGCACAGGAGAAAATCCACGCTGACCATGTGGCCGCCCTGCAAGCGGTGGATCAAGCCTTGGGCGATCGCCACCGTCAACTCGAGCAACTGGCACGAGACTTGCAACAAATAGCACAGGAGATGCAGCGACTACGCCAAGCCCAGCAGGAAACCCTTTATCAGCAGCAAGCCCTCGATCAGACCCTTGGGGACTTGACCATGCAGATTCAAAGCACGCAAACTGCCCTCAGTGAGTTAGACGCCCGCCTAGGACAGCTTAGGAGCGATCGCGATCGCCAAGACTACCAACTACGGCAGTATCAAAAGGACTACCAACAACTGGAATGGCAATACCAAAAAGCGATGGACACCCTCACCACCCTGCAAACCCAACTTCAGGAATTGAGTGCCATCGAGGCACCCCCCTTACCCCAGCCCTTGCCGGAGGTACCTACCGATCTCTCCCTCAGCGACATTCAACAGCAGTGCCAAGCCCTCGAAAAACGGCTCCGCGCCATGGAACCCGTCAATATGCTGGCAATTCAGGAATTTGAGGAGACGCAAGGACGGCTCAATGAGCTACAGGAGAAGCTCGCCGTTCTCGCAGCCGAGCGCACAGAGATCTTACTGCGGATTGAGAACTTCACCACCCTGCGTCACCAGTCCTTCCGGGAAGCCTTTGATGCCGTGAATGCTAACTTCCAAACCATTTTTGCCACCCTTTCCGATGGCGATGGTTATCTACAACTGGAAAGTCCCGAAGATCCCTTTGCTGGGGGTCTGAATCTGGTGGCGCATCCCAAGGGGAAACCCGTCCAGCGCTTGGCCTCAATGTCCGGGGGAGAAAAATCCCTAACCGCTCTCAGTTTTATCTTTGCCCTACAACGCTATCGCCCCTCCCCCTTCTATGCCTTTGATGAAGTGGATATGTTTCTCGATGGTGCCAACGTCGAGCGCCTTGCCAAAATGATTCAACAGCAGAGCCAAGAGGCACAGTTTATTGTTGTCAGTCTGCGGCGACCAATGATTGAAGCAGCTCAGCGCACCATTGGTGTCACCCAAGCCCGGGGTCAACATACCCAAGTCATTGGCCTCGATTTGACGGCTCACCATTGA
- the trxB gene encoding thioredoxin-disulfide reductase, which translates to MTPPRIENVVIIGSGPAGYTAAIYAARANLKPFMFEGYQIGGLPGGQLMTTTEVENFPGFPEGIQGPQLMARMKAQAERWGTEMVTEDVIQVDFSQRPFLISSAERQVYAHSVIICTGATAKRLHLPGEEQYWTKGVSACAICDGATPIFKDVELAVIGGGDSAAEEAVYLTKYGSHVHLLVRSDKMRASKAMQDRVFANPKITVHWQTEAREILGDGNLMTGLRMINKATGEESVLPVRGLFYAIGHTPNTQLFKDFLELDSVGYIVTRHGTQTNVEGVFAAGDVQDHEYRQAVTAAGSGCMAALEAERWLSARGLIQEFHQTETATKPAETAKPTASPEQEFDPNAIKHRGSYALRKLFHESDRLLLVKYVSPTCGPCHTLKPILDRLVDEFDGKVQLIEIDITEDSAIAEQAGVTSTPTIQLFKNKELLEVIVGMKPKSQYRETIQRYLA; encoded by the coding sequence ATGACACCGCCACGGATTGAAAACGTTGTCATTATTGGTTCGGGCCCTGCGGGCTACACAGCAGCCATCTATGCCGCTCGCGCCAACCTCAAGCCCTTCATGTTTGAAGGCTATCAAATTGGGGGGCTGCCGGGGGGACAACTCATGACCACCACTGAGGTGGAAAACTTTCCCGGCTTTCCCGAAGGCATTCAAGGGCCCCAACTGATGGCACGAATGAAGGCACAAGCGGAGCGCTGGGGTACAGAAATGGTCACTGAAGATGTGATTCAAGTGGATTTTAGTCAGCGCCCTTTTCTCATTAGCTCGGCGGAGCGCCAAGTCTATGCCCACAGCGTAATTATCTGTACTGGTGCCACGGCCAAACGACTCCATCTGCCCGGCGAAGAGCAGTATTGGACGAAGGGAGTGTCCGCCTGTGCCATTTGTGATGGGGCAACGCCAATTTTCAAGGATGTGGAGTTGGCGGTGATTGGCGGCGGTGATAGTGCAGCGGAGGAAGCAGTCTATCTCACGAAGTATGGCTCCCACGTTCATCTTCTTGTGCGCAGTGACAAAATGCGCGCCAGTAAGGCGATGCAGGATCGGGTGTTTGCCAATCCTAAAATTACGGTTCACTGGCAAACCGAGGCACGGGAAATCCTTGGCGATGGCAATTTAATGACGGGTCTGCGGATGATCAATAAGGCCACAGGGGAAGAATCCGTCCTGCCGGTGCGGGGTCTATTCTATGCTATTGGTCACACCCCCAATACCCAACTCTTCAAGGATTTTCTGGAATTGGATAGCGTTGGCTATATTGTCACCCGCCACGGGACACAAACCAATGTGGAAGGGGTCTTTGCCGCAGGGGATGTCCAAGACCATGAATACCGCCAAGCAGTAACAGCAGCCGGCAGTGGTTGTATGGCCGCCCTTGAGGCAGAACGTTGGCTCTCGGCGCGGGGATTAATTCAGGAGTTTCACCAAACGGAAACGGCGACCAAACCCGCAGAAACGGCGAAACCTACTGCATCCCCCGAACAGGAGTTTGATCCCAATGCCATTAAGCACCGGGGCAGCTATGCCCTGCGTAAACTCTTCCACGAGAGCGATCGCCTGCTGCTGGTGAAATATGTCTCCCCCACCTGTGGTCCTTGTCATACCCTCAAGCCCATTTTGGATCGGCTGGTGGACGAATTCGATGGCAAAGTACAGCTCATTGAAATTGACATTACTGAAGACAGCGCGATCGCCGAGCAAGCCGGGGTTACCAGTACACCCACGATTCAACTTTTCAAAAACAAAGAACTCCTAGAGGTGATTGTCGGTATGAAACCCAAGAGTCAGTACCGCGAGACCATCCAACGCTACCTCGCCTAG
- a CDS encoding ABC transporter permease, which produces MLPLTVSRLWTISRNVFNETLRERVLYVTAVFAIGLALAVVILGQVSAGTQDKISLDVGMAGISLFGLLIAAFVGGGLLNKEIEKRTILVMLAKPISRAEFIIGKHLGLSAVLLVLVALMTLILFILMSLNQFAYPAGPLLVTSLYIALQLALLTAAALLFGSFTSSLIATLLTVALYFMGHFSQNLVILSQKMESDAVRQLMQFLYLIFPDLSRLDFKNTAVYGMLPSVPELVANAFYGVIYTVALLAIATWIFSRRNF; this is translated from the coding sequence ATGTTGCCGTTAACGGTGAGTCGCCTCTGGACAATTAGCCGTAATGTTTTCAATGAAACACTGCGGGAGCGGGTTCTTTACGTCACTGCTGTTTTTGCCATTGGCCTAGCCTTAGCGGTGGTGATTTTGGGACAGGTGTCAGCGGGAACCCAAGACAAAATTAGCCTCGATGTGGGGATGGCAGGCATTTCCCTCTTTGGCCTACTGATTGCGGCCTTTGTCGGGGGTGGTCTGCTCAATAAGGAGATAGAAAAGCGCACGATTTTGGTGATGTTGGCCAAACCCATCAGCCGTGCCGAATTTATTATTGGCAAGCATTTAGGTCTATCGGCGGTTCTGCTGGTACTGGTGGCACTGATGACGCTGATTCTGTTTATTCTGATGAGCTTGAATCAGTTTGCCTATCCCGCAGGCCCTTTGCTAGTGACCTCTTTGTACATTGCGCTGCAACTCGCCCTGTTGACGGCAGCCGCTCTGCTCTTTGGCAGTTTTACCAGTTCATTGATTGCCACGCTGCTAACGGTGGCACTGTACTTTATGGGTCACTTTAGCCAAAACTTGGTGATCCTCAGCCAAAAGATGGAGAGTGATGCGGTGCGGCAACTGATGCAGTTTCTCTATCTCATCTTTCCCGATTTATCCCGCTTGGATTTTAAGAATACGGCGGTCTATGGAATGCTGCCCTCTGTCCCCGAACTCGTGGCCAATGCCTTTTATGGCGTGATTTATACGGTGGCACTGCTGGCGATCGCCACTTGGATTTTCTCTCGTCGCAACTTTTAG
- a CDS encoding site-specific DNA-methyltransferase: MSLLFSTESIETNFKSDTPIIIFSGDVNDFVTQIPDNSVALIVTSPPYNLGKAYENRLSIDQYLKIQSQLISQLHRILREDGSICWQVGNFIADGEVYPLDVLYYPIFKELGMKLRNRIVWKFGHGLHASKRFSGRYETILWFTKSDNYIFNLDAVRVPAKYPGKRHFKGPNKGKPSGNPLGKNPSDVWEILVQDWEELVWEIPNVKSNHPEKTIHPCQFPIELVERCVLALTNQDDWVFDPYMGVGSALIAALMHDRRAMGCERETTYVEIARQRIQAYYNGTLRYRPMGKPIYQPTGKEKVSQIPEEWKESSQVFGV, from the coding sequence ATGTCATTGTTATTCTCTACCGAATCTATTGAAACCAATTTCAAATCAGACACTCCCATTATTATTTTTTCTGGTGATGTCAATGATTTTGTTACACAGATCCCCGATAATTCGGTCGCTCTAATTGTGACTTCGCCCCCCTATAACCTAGGAAAAGCCTATGAGAATCGGCTTTCCATTGACCAATATCTAAAAATTCAATCTCAATTGATTAGTCAACTTCACCGTATTTTAAGAGAAGATGGCAGTATTTGTTGGCAAGTAGGTAATTTCATTGCAGATGGGGAAGTGTATCCCCTTGATGTGCTCTACTATCCGATCTTCAAAGAGCTAGGGATGAAATTACGTAATCGCATTGTTTGGAAATTTGGACACGGATTACATGCCTCTAAGCGATTTTCAGGGCGTTACGAGACTATTCTATGGTTTACGAAATCTGATAATTACATCTTCAACCTTGACGCCGTTCGAGTTCCAGCAAAATACCCTGGCAAACGTCATTTCAAAGGTCCCAATAAGGGAAAGCCATCGGGAAACCCGTTGGGAAAAAATCCCTCTGATGTCTGGGAAATCTTAGTCCAAGACTGGGAAGAGCTGGTCTGGGAGATTCCTAACGTCAAGTCTAACCATCCAGAGAAAACGATCCACCCTTGCCAGTTTCCGATTGAGCTGGTTGAACGTTGCGTGCTGGCGCTGACGAATCAGGATGATTGGGTCTTCGATCCCTATATGGGGGTTGGTTCTGCATTGATTGCTGCGCTCATGCATGATCGGCGGGCAATGGGTTGCGAAAGAGAAACAACCTATGTGGAGATAGCCCGTCAACGCATTCAGGCGTATTACAATGGTACGCTCCGTTATCGCCCGATGGGCAAACCGATCTATCAGCCTACAGGAAAGGAGAAAGTCTCCCAAATTCCTGAAGAATGGAAGGAGTCTTCCCAAGTGTTTGGAGTTTAG
- a CDS encoding sulfite exporter TauE/SafE family protein, with protein MISEIGLLTVAGLAAGFVNAIAGGGTLISFPALVAIGLPPVVANLTSTVALVPGYLGATVAQRQDLQGQQRRLGWLFPSAVAGGITGAMLLLRTNEALFNALIPYLLFLAAVLLGVQEQVRAWLLRRISAPAVSEVGAIPLVFLAAVYGGYFGAGLSVILLAVLGMVLGESLTRLNGLKQILAFGVNVAAAAFFVVSGEVVWPVAVGMAIATIVGGLLGGKFARAVNPLLLRRIVVLLAVVLAIIYWLRQR; from the coding sequence ATGATCAGCGAGATCGGACTCCTGACCGTTGCGGGTCTGGCGGCGGGCTTTGTCAATGCCATTGCCGGTGGCGGAACACTGATTAGTTTTCCGGCCTTGGTGGCGATCGGCTTGCCGCCAGTGGTTGCCAATCTCACAAGCACGGTTGCCTTGGTTCCCGGTTACTTGGGGGCGACAGTGGCGCAACGACAGGATCTTCAGGGGCAGCAACGGCGTCTTGGTTGGCTCTTTCCCAGTGCGGTGGCCGGCGGGATCACAGGAGCCATGTTACTGTTGCGTACCAACGAGGCACTATTTAATGCCCTGATTCCCTATTTGCTGTTTTTAGCCGCTGTCCTCTTGGGGGTTCAGGAGCAGGTGCGGGCTTGGTTACTGCGGCGAATCAGTGCGCCGGCCGTATCTGAAGTGGGAGCCATTCCTCTTGTGTTTTTAGCGGCCGTCTATGGTGGCTATTTTGGCGCGGGGCTGAGCGTGATTTTGCTGGCCGTGCTCGGCATGGTCTTGGGGGAGAGTTTGACGCGCCTCAATGGCTTGAAGCAAATTTTGGCCTTTGGGGTCAATGTTGCCGCTGCCGCATTTTTTGTCGTCTCGGGGGAAGTGGTGTGGCCCGTTGCCGTGGGGATGGCGATCGCCACCATTGTTGGTGGGCTTTTGGGGGGCAAATTTGCCCGTGCGGTTAACCCCCTGCTATTGCGCCGCATCGTGGTTCTTTTGGCCGTTGTGCTGGCGATTATTTACTGGTTGCGACAGCGATAA